A single Ziziphus jujuba cultivar Dongzao chromosome 11, ASM3175591v1 DNA region contains:
- the LOC107431827 gene encoding probable sulfate transporter 3.4, with protein sequence MSNSQERNMEQSSKQTKEESSSGNNDHNNIVSKDDDCITIITETTTINNPTDPCPRLPIEIHKVCLPPHTTFLQKLKHRLFEIFFPDDPLSIFRNHTLYGKLVVGVQYVFPLFHWVPTYNFKLFGSDLISGITIASLAIPQGINYASLANLPPKIGLYSSFVPPLLYSLFGSSRHLAVGPTSSVSLVMGIMLSQMVSFINEPDLHLKLAFTSTFFAGLFQASLGLFRLGFIVDFLSKATLTGFMAGVSIVVSLQQLKGLLGMTHFTNKMQIIPVLSSVFRHRQEWSAEISIMGFSFLVLLLTAKKISLKKPKLFWISAAAPLTSVIVSTLLVFLLKSKFEDAPKIGQLPKGVNPPSAKMLYFHHGPHLSLAIETGIVTGILSLTEGIAVGRTFASKQNYHVDGNKEMIAIGLMNIIGSCCSCFVTTGTFSRSAVNYNAGAKTAFSNIVMAFAVLVTLLFLMPLFYYTPNVTLAAIIVAAVIGLIDYNTVINLWKLDKLDFLACWCSFLGVLFISVQIGLAIAVGVSVFKIILHVTRPNTVVLGNIPGTQIYQNLNRYQNAIQVSSFLILSIESPIFFANSTYLQERILRWVREEEERIKNKREERLKCVILDMTAVTAIDSSGIDVISELREKLEKKALQFVLVNPVGSAMESLQCSKVLDLFQLNGLYLTVEEAVADISSSWEHSIP encoded by the exons ATGTCAAACTCTCAGGAGAGAAACATGGAACAGAGCTCCAAGCAAACAAAAGAAGAATCCTCATCGGGTAATAATGAtcataataatattgtttctAAGGACGATGATTGTATCACAATAATCACAGAGACTACCACCATTAATAATCCAACCGATCCATGTCCAAGGTTACCTATTGAGATCCACAAAGTTTGTTTACCACCCCATACAACCTTTCTTCAGAAACTTAAACACCGACTGTTCGAGATTTTCTTCCCAGATGACCCTCTTTCTATATTCAGAAACCATACATTGTATGGAAAACTTGTTGTAGGTGTTCAATACGTGTTCCCCCTATTCCATTGGGTGCCTACCTACAATTTCAAGCTCTTTGGTTCTGATCTTATCTCTGGAATCACCATTGCTAGCTTGGCCATCCCACAG GGAATTAATTATGCCTCACTTGCAAATCTGCCTcctaaaattggattgt ATTCAAGCTTTGTCCCACCGTTGCTATATTCTCTTTTTGGGAGTTCTAGACATCTGGCTGTAGGTCCAACCTCCTCGGTATCTTTGGTGATGGGGATAATGCTAAGCCAAATGGTTTCTTTTATAAACGAACCAGATCTCCACCTCAAGCTTGCATTTACTTCCACCTTTTTTGCTGGATTATTTCAAGCTTCTTTAGGTCTTTTTAG GTTAGGCTTCATTGTTGACTTTCTATCAAAGGCAACTTTGACTGGATTTATGGCTGGAGTATCCATCGTTGTGTCCCTCCAGCAGCTTAAAGGATTGTTGGGGATGACTCACTTCACTAATAAGATGCAGATCATTCCTGTTTTGTCCTCTGTTTTCAGGCATAGACAAgag TGGTCTGCTGAAATCTCTATAATGGGCTTCAGTTTCCTTGTACTTCTACTGACtgcaaaaaaaatt AGCTTAAAGAAACCGAAGCTATTCTGGATTTCAGCAGCAGCTCCATTGACTTCAGTTATTGTTTCCACACTTTTAGTCTTCCTCCTCAAATCCAAATTTGAAGATGCTCCAAAA ATTGGTCAGTTACCAAAGGGTGTGAACCCACCTTCAGCAAAGATGCTATACTTTCATCATGGTCCTCACCTATCTCTTGCCATCGAAACAGGCATTGTTACTGGCATTTTGTCTCTCACG GAAGGAATTGCAGTGGGAAGAACATTTGCTTCCAAGCAGAATTACCATGTTGATGGAAACAAAGAAATGATAGCAATTGGTCTGATGAACATAATTGGTTCTTGTTGTTCATGCTTTGTCACTACAG GGACATTCTCGAGATCTGCAGTAAACTACAACGCGGGGGCAAAGACGGCCTTTTCAAACATAGTAATGGCATTTGCTGTGCTTGTGACCCTTCTATTTCTGATGCCACTGTTTTATTATACTCCAAATGTAACATTAGCAGCCATCATCGTAGCAGCTGTGATTGGATTGATTGACTACAACACTGTAATCAATCTGTGGAAGCTTGACAAGCTTGATTTCTTGGCTTGTTGGTGTTCCTTTCTCGGGGTTCTTTTTATCTCGGTCCAAATAGGCCTTGCCATTGCA GTTGGAGTTTCAGTATTCAAGATCATTCTTCATGTCACAAGGCCAAACACTGTGGTATTGGGGAATATTCCAGGAACTCAAATATACCAAAATCTCAATCGTTACCAAAATGCAATCCAGGTTTCATCTTTCCTTATTCTAAGCATTGAGTCTCCAATCTTTTTTGCCAATTCAACTTACCTCCAAGAAAG AATATTAAGATGGGTGAGGGAGGAGGAAGAAAGGATTAAAAACAAACGGGAGGAACGCCTCAAATGTGTAATTTTGGATATGACTG CGGTGACAGCTATAGATAGCAGTGGCATTGATGTTATATCTGAACTTAGGGAGAAGCTGGAGAAAAAAGCACTTCAG TTTGTTTTGGTAAATCCCGTTGGAAGTGCAATGGAATCGCTCCAGTGCTCAAAGGTGCttgatttatttcaattaaATGGGCTATATTTGACCGTAGAAGAAGCAGTAGCTGATATATCCTCCTCTTGGGAGCATTCAATACCATAA
- the LOC107431828 gene encoding glycine-rich cell wall structural protein, with protein MEGNFVLAVLLVGVLIVSENAEGRRVVVEEEKKGAEVKKPEWFFDGFPGWDGGGGGGGGFSGGKGLSFGHSFSFGKGFGYSFGNGKPGIGFTKPDCIGKGDVGGGIGGGGGAGGGVGGGGGFGGGGGGGGGVGGGGGIGGGGGIGGGSGGGGKKHKKKDKGHHEGGSGIGGGIGKRVGGGGGVGGGGGVRKGIGGGIGGGGGAVGGIGKGAGGGIGGGGGAGGDIGKGAGGGIGGGAGGGTGGGAGGGAGGGFGGGIGKGVGGRIGGGGGGGGGFGGGIGKGIGGGGGAGGGFGGGFGGGSGSGSGGVGGGGGGGGGGGGGIGGAGIHNESKGLENQNDVGKAEGGKLGHGTTKP; from the coding sequence ATGGAGGGGAACTTTGTTTTGGCGGTTTTGTTGGTTGGTGTGCTAATAGTCAGTGAGAATGCGGAAGGGAGGAGAGTAGTAGTGGAGGAGGAGAAGAAGGGTGCGGAAGTGAAGAAGCCGGAGTGGTTTTTTGATGGTTTTCCCGGTTGGGATGGTGGCGGTGGAGGTGGAGGGGGCTTCAGTGGGGGTAAAGGGTTGAGTTTCGGCCACTCTTTTAGTTTTGGAAAGGGATTTGGTTATAGCTTTGGTAATGGGAAACCTGGCATTGGTTTTACAAAGCCTGATTGTATTGGGAAAGGCGACGTTGGGGGCGGCATTGGTGGTGGGGGTGGAGCTGGAGGTGGAGTAGGTGGTGGCGGTGggtttggtggtggtggtggtggcggagGTGGAGTTGGTGGGGGTGGAGGAATAGGTGGTGGTGGAGGAATTGGAGGAggaagtggtggtggtggtaaaAAACACAAGAAGAAAGATAAAGGTCATCATGAAGGTGGTAGTGGAATTGGGGGAGGCATTGGGAAACGAGTTGGCGGTGGAGGAGGAGTAGGTGGTGGTGGGGGTGTTAGAAAGGGAATAGGAGGAGGAATTGGTGGCGGAGGGGGTGCTGTTGGAGGCATTGGCAAAGGAGCAGGAGGAGGAATTGGTGGTGGAGGGGGTGCTGGTGGAGACATTGGCAAAGGAGCAGGAGGAGGAATTGGTGGTGGGGCAGGTGGAGGAACTGGCGGTGGGGCAGGTGGCGGTGCTGGTGGTGGATTTGGAGGAGGCATAGGTAAAGGAGTTGGTGGCAGAATTGGTGGTGGAGGTGGCGGAGGTGGTGGCTTTGGGGGAGGAATAGGGAAAGGAATAGGTGGTGGAGGCGGTGCTGGAGGAGGTTTTGGTGGCGGATTTGGTGGCGGTAGTGGCTCTGGCAGTGGCGGGGTAggtggtggaggaggaggaggaggaggaggaggtggtGGTATAGGTGGTGCAGGCATTCATAATGAAAGTAAAGGATTAGAAAATCAAAATGATGTTGGCAAAGCAGAGGGTGGCAAACTTGGCCATGGGACAACAAAGCCATGA